In Deinococcus maricopensis DSM 21211, one genomic interval encodes:
- a CDS encoding DUF4157 domain-containing protein translates to MQRYAAQGANADALRSTLLQRATDEPTRAALQRAIDLSVQRTARTHAQQHTHDLLRAHHALQRQHAQQERAHHEDTLRSVTQRVQARSGGGEALPASVQRHLEAGLNADLSRVRVHTDGEADKLSKLVNAVAFTSGQDIYFQAGRYDPHSASGLELLAHEATHTVQQAQGRVAPGLDPDAGLEQEAQTMGRTLSAATPTSAPTTAPRTTPTRSAGGIQRFANPFKALADKARKLKDDAAKTLSKATSTLRQASAATLKKVQNTPLVKAAKSALNTTTKLITDPKARAAAARQVTTSLTRASQAIKKGAQALNKVVTDPKARNAVIKNIKTRVNTTINTIKDPKARAKLAQQILKNLPKPIKTTIDKAVQVGSQIRTSISQGATKLSKEIATRYAQAKAAGQKFLNATKTAVVQKITALKNDPRVKALGRQLKAAGIQVAKIGTSVLVGGLIIAGAAALTVATGGMSTPVLIAALALSGAAGGAAGQVVENALKHEKGKPLDLFHDISPKSLLTDATLGVVLGPAGKVVGGLAKGLIGGAGKFIARPIAGAVGRLASRSSTLVAAGSALKTGATAAWTAARGLATSTAAHAGTIRQSIRNSLPGQAVRAVGRGAAWVGKQALRGADHIVTPTVNGLKFIGGHAANGVKNAARSVGLDNAINNRLTQANLASAYIGRGIKNAANNVANWTGTQFAPVKNAVKAMGLNAAEKVTQGEMAARNLINTRFGKTLSMDPMRSMTARMTNQASVLARDVRAYASGVGHEIRSEVAAQWAGMAGRTSMLKTTAQIEAAAAVDNTLAAAWHRAQVGARGQLIKQETQALRAAGMTKAAAKRQAKASITPEQITAHAKAHATPSLLAQAKQVYNAKVLPTQLGYDPAQGYLSRLPGMYRQGARLMLQDVRDRGTALRDGFRTGGLTGAGAIGGGWLFEEGTKAAIGNVAGTYKNDKQADYPTLGHVKKGMEDTMSPENMAKFGLTAATGLNATTKSGHIVTVAMPVERLWKLSAQTNGVIASTDAYEVGAPENDAPSPSAPQPQHPAHH, encoded by the coding sequence GTGCAGCGCTACGCCGCGCAGGGCGCCAACGCCGACGCCCTGCGCAGCACCCTCCTGCAACGCGCCACCGACGAACCCACCCGCGCCGCCCTCCAGCGCGCCATCGACCTCAGCGTGCAGCGCACCGCCCGCACCCACGCTCAGCAGCACACCCACGACCTGCTCCGCGCGCACCACGCCCTGCAACGCCAGCACGCACAGCAGGAACGCGCACACCACGAGGACACCCTCCGGAGCGTCACGCAGCGCGTGCAAGCGAGATCTGGGGGCGGGGAGGCGCTGCCGGCGAGCGTGCAGCGACACCTGGAAGCGGGCCTGAACGCGGACCTGAGCCGCGTGCGGGTGCATACGGACGGCGAAGCGGACAAGCTGAGCAAGCTCGTGAACGCGGTGGCGTTCACGAGCGGGCAGGACATCTACTTCCAGGCGGGCCGGTACGACCCGCACAGCGCCTCCGGACTGGAACTGCTCGCGCACGAAGCGACGCACACGGTGCAGCAGGCGCAAGGCCGCGTCGCGCCCGGCCTCGACCCGGACGCGGGGCTTGAACAGGAAGCCCAGACCATGGGCCGCACCCTCAGCGCCGCCACCCCCACCTCCGCACCCACCACGGCCCCCCGCACCACCCCCACCCGCAGCGCCGGCGGCATCCAACGCTTCGCCAACCCCTTCAAAGCCCTCGCCGACAAAGCCCGCAAACTCAAAGACGACGCCGCCAAAACCCTCTCGAAAGCCACCAGCACCCTCAGGCAAGCCAGCGCCGCCACCCTCAAGAAAGTCCAGAACACCCCCCTCGTCAAAGCCGCCAAGAGCGCCCTCAACACCACCACCAAACTCATCACCGACCCCAAAGCCCGCGCGGCCGCCGCCCGCCAGGTCACCACCAGCCTCACCCGCGCCAGCCAGGCCATCAAAAAAGGCGCTCAGGCCCTCAACAAAGTCGTCACCGACCCCAAAGCGCGCAACGCCGTCATCAAAAACATCAAAACGCGCGTCAACACCACCATCAACACCATCAAGGACCCCAAAGCCCGCGCCAAACTCGCCCAGCAGATCCTCAAAAACCTCCCCAAACCCATTAAAACCACCATCGACAAAGCCGTGCAGGTCGGCAGTCAGATCCGCACCAGCATCAGCCAGGGCGCCACGAAACTCAGCAAGGAAATCGCCACCCGCTACGCGCAGGCCAAAGCCGCCGGGCAGAAGTTCCTCAACGCCACCAAAACCGCCGTCGTCCAGAAAATCACCGCCCTCAAAAACGACCCCCGCGTCAAAGCCCTCGGCCGGCAACTCAAAGCCGCTGGCATCCAAGTCGCCAAAATCGGCACCAGCGTCCTCGTCGGCGGCCTCATCATCGCCGGCGCCGCCGCCCTCACCGTCGCCACCGGCGGCATGAGCACCCCCGTCCTCATCGCCGCTCTCGCCCTGTCCGGCGCTGCCGGCGGTGCCGCCGGACAGGTCGTCGAAAACGCCCTCAAGCACGAAAAAGGCAAGCCACTCGACCTGTTCCACGACATCTCCCCCAAGAGTCTCCTCACCGACGCCACCCTCGGCGTCGTCCTCGGCCCCGCCGGCAAGGTCGTCGGCGGCCTCGCCAAAGGCCTCATCGGCGGCGCCGGCAAATTCATCGCCCGGCCCATCGCCGGCGCCGTCGGCCGACTCGCCAGCCGCAGCTCCACCCTCGTCGCCGCCGGTAGCGCCCTCAAAACCGGCGCGACCGCCGCCTGGACGGCCGCACGTGGCCTCGCCACCAGCACCGCCGCTCACGCTGGCACCATCAGGCAAAGCATCCGTAACAGCCTCCCCGGTCAGGCCGTCCGCGCTGTAGGCCGCGGCGCCGCCTGGGTCGGGAAGCAAGCCCTCAGAGGCGCAGACCACATCGTGACCCCCACCGTAAACGGCCTGAAGTTCATCGGCGGGCACGCCGCGAACGGCGTCAAAAATGCCGCCCGGAGCGTTGGCCTCGACAACGCCATCAACAACAGGCTCACGCAAGCCAACCTTGCCAGCGCATACATAGGCCGAGGCATCAAAAACGCCGCCAACAACGTCGCAAACTGGACCGGAACGCAATTCGCGCCAGTAAAAAATGCTGTCAAGGCTATGGGACTAAACGCAGCAGAAAAAGTTACGCAAGGCGAAATGGCAGCGAGAAACTTAATCAATACGCGCTTTGGCAAAACACTTTCAATGGACCCCATGCGCTCGATGACTGCCCGTATGACGAACCAAGCCTCTGTCCTGGCTCGTGATGTGCGTGCTTATGCTTCGGGCGTTGGGCACGAGATTCGTAGTGAAGTGGCGGCACAGTGGGCGGGAATGGCTGGCCGTACCAGCATGCTGAAGACCACTGCGCAGATCGAGGCTGCTGCCGCAGTGGATAACACGCTGGCCGCCGCGTGGCATCGCGCGCAGGTAGGCGCCCGTGGGCAGCTCATCAAGCAGGAGACGCAGGCACTGCGTGCAGCGGGCATGACCAAAGCCGCAGCGAAGCGTCAGGCTAAGGCGAGCATCACGCCCGAGCAGATCACGGCGCATGCAAAAGCCCATGCCACTCCGAGCCTGCTGGCGCAGGCAAAACAGGTGTACAACGCCAAGGTCCTGCCAACCCAACTCGGGTACGACCCCGCGCAGGGTTACCTGAGTCGCCTGCCCGGAATGTACCGCCAGGGTGCACGCTTGATGCTGCAGGACGTCCGCGACCGTGGCACAGCATTGCGTGACGGGTTCCGTACGGGCGGCCTGACAGGCGCGGGAGCCATTGGGGGTGGTTGGCTGTTCGAAGAAGGCACGAAAGCCGCCATTGGCAACGTCGCCGGCACTTACAAGAACGACAAACAGGCCGACTACCCCACTCTCGGCCACGTCAAAAAAGGCATGGAGGACACCATGAGTCCAGAGAACATGGCGAAGTTCGGCCTGACGGCCGCCACTGGTCTGAACGCCACCACCAAGAGTGGACACATCGTCACTGTGGCCATGCCTGTTGAGCGCCTCTGGAAGCTCTCGGCGCAGACAAACGGCGTCATCGCCAGCACAGACGCCTATGAGGTGGGCGCTCCTGAAAACGACGCCCCTAGCCCCTCTGCGCCTCAGCCGCAGCATCCCGCCCACCATTAA
- a CDS encoding acyl-CoA N-acyltransferase, which yields MTAPYTIRDVTDPAAFRALETVQIAAWGYADREVLPGTMLRISAATGGIVLGAYPVGEDVPFGLAYGFPALHGDAWWHHSHLLAVDPAWRGSGAAVALKHAQRERALAQGLTRMTWTFDPLIARNARLNLGKLGARAVSYHPGWYDLGGVVPADRLMIEWDLTRTFVPHAPREPDGAYALQADGPLPGTPDLTLTADHVLVEVPTDSDARPETERLAWRLALRDTLMPYLVYGYAVTDLARAGERAYYVLSRDA from the coding sequence TTGACCGCGCCCTACACCATCCGGGACGTCACGGACCCTGCCGCGTTCCGCGCACTCGAAACCGTGCAGATCGCCGCGTGGGGGTACGCGGACCGCGAGGTGCTGCCCGGCACGATGCTGCGCATCAGCGCCGCCACCGGCGGCATCGTCCTCGGCGCGTACCCCGTCGGCGAGGACGTGCCGTTCGGCCTCGCGTACGGCTTCCCGGCGCTGCACGGCGACGCGTGGTGGCACCACTCGCACCTGCTCGCCGTCGACCCCGCGTGGCGCGGCAGCGGCGCCGCCGTCGCCCTCAAGCACGCGCAGCGCGAGCGGGCGCTCGCGCAGGGCCTGACCCGCATGACGTGGACGTTCGACCCGCTCATCGCCCGCAACGCCCGCCTGAACCTCGGCAAGCTCGGCGCGCGCGCAGTCAGTTACCACCCCGGCTGGTACGACCTCGGCGGCGTCGTCCCCGCGGACCGCCTGATGATCGAATGGGACCTCACGCGCACGTTCGTGCCGCACGCCCCCCGCGAACCGGACGGCGCGTACGCCCTGCAGGCCGACGGGCCGCTGCCCGGCACGCCGGACCTCACGCTCACCGCCGACCACGTCCTCGTGGAGGTCCCCACCGACAGCGACGCCCGCCCCGAAACGGAACGGCTCGCGTGGCGCCTAGCGCTGCGGGACACGCTCATGCCGTACCTCGTGTACGGGTACGCCGTCACGGACCTCGCCCGCGCCGGTGAACGCGCGTACTACGTCCTGAGCCGAGACGCGTGA
- the ppk1 gene encoding polyphosphate kinase 1, producing MKVPVGVLPRIVEAGGQFLLLEDVIAAHLPDLFKGREVLASYVFRVTRNTDYEFEEEEAEDLLATIEDGLRRRRFGAAVRLEVTRDMPEAVQDFLRERLNLAPEDVFMLDGPLGTADLMGFPASRPDLSAPPFTPHLPDLEGDDDHEEESVFATLRAGDVLLHHPYDSFDAVLDFLEEAANDKHVLAIKQTLYRTGDDRRLLNALRTAAEQGKQVVALIELKARFDEQRNISWARKLERAGAHVVYGFAGLKTHGKVALVVRREGGTLRRYVHVGTGNYNAKTARLYTDLSLLTANPQLGDDVGRLFNHLTGYADAEYDELLVAPDTARSGFLALLEREARHARAGHSAWVRLKMNQLTDPGMIRALYDASAAGVRVELIIRGVCCLRPGVPGLSDTIRVKSLLGRFLEHARVYAFANAGHPEVFIGSADWMSRNLNRRVEVIAPVRDERHRATLLSILDAEWTDERGAWDLRTDGRYTKLAGEYSAQEAFMRTHGHLGR from the coding sequence GTGAAGGTGCCGGTGGGGGTGCTGCCGCGCATCGTGGAGGCCGGCGGGCAGTTCCTGCTGCTGGAGGACGTGATTGCGGCGCACCTCCCGGATCTCTTCAAGGGGCGTGAGGTTCTGGCGAGTTACGTGTTCCGGGTGACTCGGAACACCGATTACGAGTTCGAGGAGGAGGAGGCCGAGGACTTGTTGGCGACCATCGAGGATGGGTTGCGGCGGCGGCGGTTCGGTGCGGCGGTGCGGTTGGAGGTGACGCGGGACATGCCGGAGGCGGTGCAGGATTTCCTGCGGGAGCGTCTGAATCTCGCGCCGGAGGACGTGTTCATGCTGGATGGGCCGTTGGGCACCGCGGACCTGATGGGGTTCCCGGCGAGCCGCCCGGACTTGAGTGCGCCGCCGTTCACGCCGCACCTCCCGGACTTGGAGGGCGACGACGATCACGAGGAGGAGAGCGTGTTTGCGACGTTGCGTGCGGGGGACGTGCTGCTGCACCACCCGTACGACAGTTTCGACGCGGTGCTGGATTTCCTGGAGGAGGCCGCGAACGACAAGCACGTCTTGGCGATCAAGCAGACGCTGTATCGCACGGGCGATGATCGGCGTCTGCTGAATGCGCTGCGGACGGCGGCGGAGCAGGGCAAGCAGGTGGTGGCGTTGATTGAGCTGAAGGCGCGGTTCGATGAGCAGCGCAACATCAGCTGGGCGCGCAAGCTGGAGCGGGCGGGCGCGCACGTGGTGTACGGCTTCGCGGGCCTGAAGACGCACGGGAAGGTGGCGTTGGTGGTGCGCCGGGAGGGCGGGACGCTTCGCCGGTACGTGCACGTCGGGACGGGCAATTACAACGCGAAGACAGCGCGGTTGTACACGGACCTGAGCCTGTTGACGGCGAACCCGCAGTTGGGGGATGACGTGGGGCGGTTGTTCAATCACCTGACCGGGTACGCGGACGCGGAGTACGATGAGTTGCTGGTGGCGCCTGACACGGCCCGCAGTGGGTTCCTGGCGCTGCTGGAGCGGGAGGCGCGGCATGCGCGTGCGGGGCACAGCGCGTGGGTGCGCCTGAAGATGAATCAGCTGACCGACCCGGGCATGATTCGCGCGTTGTATGACGCGTCGGCGGCGGGCGTGCGGGTGGAGTTGATCATCCGTGGGGTGTGCTGCCTGCGGCCGGGCGTGCCGGGCCTGAGTGACACGATCCGCGTGAAGAGTCTGCTGGGGCGGTTCCTGGAGCATGCGCGCGTGTACGCGTTCGCGAATGCGGGGCATCCGGAGGTGTTTATCGGGAGTGCGGACTGGATGAGCCGGAACCTGAATCGGCGGGTGGAAGTGATCGCGCCCGTGCGGGATGAGCGGCACCGCGCGACGCTGCTGAGCATCCTGGACGCGGAGTGGACGGATGAGCGTGGCGCGTGGGACTTGCGCACGGATGGGCGGTACACGAAGCTCGCCGGGGAGTACAGCGCGCAGGAGGCGTTCATGCGCACGCACGGGCACCTGGGCCGGTAG